Proteins from a genomic interval of Diprion similis isolate iyDipSimi1 chromosome 10, iyDipSimi1.1, whole genome shotgun sequence:
- the LOC124411701 gene encoding pyruvate dehydrogenase E1 component subunit beta, mitochondrial has translation MLTSVVRGISRRSFSTSKWAAAQQMTVRDALNSALDEEMERDERVFLLGEEVAMYDGAYKVSRGLWKKYGDKRVIDTPITEIGFAGVAVGAAMAGLRPICEFMTFNFSMQAIDHVINSAAKTFYMSAGQINIPMVFRGPNGAAAGVAAQHSQCYGAWYSHCPGLKVVSPYNSEDAKGLLKAAIRDPDPVVVLENELLYGVQYPMSDEALSKDFVLPIGKAKIERTGNHVTIVAHSMAVQNALEGANELAGQGIEAEVINLRSLRPLDINTIIQSVVKTHHLITVEQGWPHCGIGAEVAARIMESEAFYHLDAPVIRLAAVDCPLPYTKSLEAASLPQTPDVVNTVKKILGVAQ, from the exons ATGCTCACG TCAGTTGTACGGGGAATATCGAGGCGCTCATTTTCAACCTCAAAATGGGCCGCGGCACAGCAG ATGACCGTAAGAGACGCGCTGAACTCTGCGCTGGACGAGGAGATGGAGAGAGATGAGAGAGTATTTTTGCTCGGGGAAGAAGTGGCGATGTACGACGGAGCGTACAAGGTGTCTAGGGGGCTGTGGAAGAAGTACGGCGACAAACGAGTCATTGACACACCGATTACAGAAATCGGATTTGCCGGAGTAGCCGTTGGAGCTGCGATG GCTGGGCTTCGACCGATCTGCGAATTTATGACCTTCAATTTCTCCATGCAAGCCATAGACCACGTGATTAATTCTGCGGCAAAAACATTCTACATGTCTGCTGGACAAATAAACATCCCAATGGTGTTCAGAGGCCCGAATGGTGCAGCCGCTGGTGTCGCCGCGCAACATTCTCAGTGCTACGGAGCCTGGTACAGTCACTGTCCAGGTCTGAAAGTCGTATCTCCGTACAACAGCGAAGACGCGAAAGGATTGTTGAAGGCAGCTATTCGGGATCCGGATCCAGTCGTCGTCCTGGAAAACGAGCTGCTCTACGGAGTCCAGTATCCGATGTCAGACGAGGCTTTGTCCAAAGACTTTGTACTGCCGATCGGTAAGGCTAAGATCGAACGGACCGGAAACCATGTTACGATAGTCGCGCATTCCATGGCCGTTCAAAATGCTCTTGAAGGAGCGAACGAGCTTGCCGGTCAAGGAATAGAGGCCGAAGTTATAAATCTGAGATCGCTCAGGCCGTTGGACATAAACACGATCATACAATCGGTGGTAAAAACTCATCATTTGATCACCGTTGAACAAGGATGGCCTCATTGCGGTATCGGGGCTGAAGTTGCAGCCAGAATTATGGAGA GTGAGGCGTTTTATCACTTGGACGCTCCTGTCATTCGACTAGCAGCGGTCGACTGTCCCTTGCCTTACACCAAGTCGCTGGAGGCTGCCTCGCTGCCACAAACACCCGACGTAGTTAACACAGTGAAGAAAATACTCGGCGTGGCGCAGTAA
- the LOC124411700 gene encoding acidic fibroblast growth factor intracellular-binding protein, whose translation MLSEVDVFISNYTLVDPEIYQLWVDGYSSSEAVNTLNQRGICQQTNAPIELVASDVLDHYRTYSLLERLLQMPPQLASEQLAFQIEPQTSQMLIEMYYEFDDAVVRDFVGKKLSAKHRKELDEVAEKTGVSLKSCRRQFDNVKRVLKVIEDLPGSLVTNIKQCFLLPDELAKRYAAVVFIACMRFEMNKKKLQYLTFPDLFHCANTMMALWTYRYTGSEYFDTDLDREFLLDLPECRVLLENEKHHKHLVCIKLKPTLLERSYQELDMNFRLYSRAIIGIACNLHRSRELRSFFSDLVERCLEPWRQVNWSHTDLRNFLSTYTQCALDMDVLREADLKNAFDRYMKVVTSCVLRMYHQ comes from the exons ATGCTGTCAGAAGTTGACGTGTTCATCAGCAACTACACTCTGGTCGATCCTGAGATTTACCAACTTTGGGTGGACGGATATTCTT CGAGCGAAGCCGTCAATACTCTAAACCAGAGAGGTATTTGCCAGCAAACAAATGCGCCGATCGAACTTGTCGCCTCAGATGTCCTGGATCATTATCGAACCTACAGCCTCCTCGAAAGGCTTCTGCAAATGCCTCCGCAACTGGCCAGCGAACAGTTGGCTTTCCAAATTGAACCACAAACAAGTCAAATGTTAATAGAAAT GTATTACGAGTTCGATGATGCAGTCGTGCGTGATtttgtgggaaaaaaattatccgccAAACATCGTAAGGAGCTTGACGAAGTTGCGGAGAAAACTGGTGTATCGTTGAAAAGTTGTCGACGCCAATTTGACAATGTTAAACGAGTGCTAAAGGTCATCGAAGACTTGCCAGGATCTTTAGTCACTAATATAAAACAGTGTTTTCTACTACCTGACGAATTAGCAAA GCGCTATGCAGCGGTTGTCTTCATAGCTTGCATGCGATTTgaaatgaacaaaaagaaGCTACAGTATCTGACGTTTCCTGACCTCTTTCATTGCGCGAATACAATGATGGCTCTTTGGACCTATCGTTACACAGGATCAGAATATTTCGACACAGATTTGGACAGAGAATTTTTACTTGATTTACCAGAGTGTCGCGTATTGTTGGAAAACGAGAAGCATCACAAGCA CCTGGTTTGCATCAAACTGAAACCAACTTTACTGGAGCGTTCATACCAGGAATTGGATATGAATTTTCGATTATATTCACGCGCGATAATTGGAATAGCATGCAATCTGCACAGGAGCAGAGAGCTGCGATCGTTTTTCTCAGACCTGGTCGAAAGGTGTTTAGAACCATGGCGACAGGTGAACTGGTCGCATACCGATTTACGCAATTTTCTTAGCACTTATACGCAATGTGCTCTCGACATGGACGTACTGAG GGAAGCAGATTTGAAAAACGCGTTCGATAGGTACATGAAAGTAGTGACAAGTTGCGTGCTAAGAATGTATCatcaatga